A region of the Phoenix dactylifera cultivar Barhee BC4 chromosome 10, palm_55x_up_171113_PBpolish2nd_filt_p, whole genome shotgun sequence genome:
AGAAGTCCTTGAAGGTCAAGACACATGGATATATATTGCTCTTTATTCTCCATTCGACCCACACTTTTCACGGTAGCCTGATATAGGTGGCATGCCTGTGCAGTATCCAAGCCTTACTTGGTCAAGTTTCATGGGCTACACTCTACCTCGATCCATCGAGATTTCTAGGGATCTTGAGTTTCCTAGCTCACTTAGATGGGGTAAAAAAGGCAACAACAGGCTTTCTGGTATGTCTAGTAGGACATTGTGTAGTCCTTGCCACATCATCTTTGGCGGGACCCTGTATAGTCATCGTCACACTATTTTTGGTGATACAACTTAATAGATGCTATCATGCCATGGTCAAAGAAAGCCAAAGAAGCAGCTGCAAAGAAAGTGGCTGCTATTCTAAGACCATTTTTGGAGAGATATGTAGCATTTTTGACTTTGATAGAGGGATAGTTTGAAAGACTTGTTTCTACAATTAAATGCCAATATACAAGGCTAGAGTACATTCCAGTGAGTCCTATGGTGAAGACACTTTTACTCATTCCTATGTGATCTAAGAGGATCCTCGGACTAGATGTGGATCATTTTCGTCATAATGAGTAGGGTTGAATAAGATCCATCACATCAAAAAGCCGCATAAGCCAAGCTTTCGAAAGTCATAGCTTGATGATACAATATCCaattaagatatttttttttttaatcagttagtttttttAGATCTACGATGTGATGCTTCACAGACACATGCTCTTTAGGGAGCAGTGCCTCTAGCGATCGAGCTCAAATTTTATCATTTAGGGTTTGAAATGGATCTGTCAAATCAAAAGTTTCTTTTTTGATAAGtctttgatcaaacctatgTATCCATCCGAGAAGAATAAGGTTAAGAGTAATAGAAGGcaaagttgatgtagaagtcaGGATCTACCTCATGTAGAATTTTAGCTTTTCAACTTTATTTCTACTAGTGATGTCTATTTTGAAAAAGTGAGTCCTATTAAAATTAGGAAGCGACCTGAATTGTATAAGGACAAACCTCATCATTATAAATAGAGGTTGTATGCCTTATTCTTTTTATCATCAATGAAACAAAAGAGGACTTAAGCCTTACTTTCGAAagtcttctatctttttttatttttttttgagagattcgagttAAATGAGTTGAGAAAAATCATTTTGTTCTCCGATTGGATCACGATGATGGACGAATTGGCTTATTAGCTAGCACGTGAAATTACTATGGTGCATGAGAAACCAGAGTTGGAGACTTCAGTACATTCAGAGGGAGTAGCTGAAGATTATACAATGGAGACCTTAGAATCTACTGATTGAGGTATCATGAAAGTGTCGATCATGAAAAAATACAAAGGATCACTGGTGAAGTTGGCAAATCCTTGCCAACATTAGTTTCTGATTGTTTGTCTAGGAGTAAAAGGCAAAACTATAGTGGTCCTATAATACCGGACATAAGCATTACAGGGCTAGAGGACGACCATATCAAAGAGGATTTCTGAAAGTTTTTGCTGTGGTGCGTGTTTCATATGCCAAGCGGCAATATAATAATGTAAGGACCAATTTGGCCTGGTACCAGACATTACGAATGTTCAAAAACTCTCATGTAAATTATGGATAGTATAGGTCTCGAGGCTATAAGAAATAGGTGTCAGAAGATCGTACTTATACATAATAGGAAGATAGTTGACGGTAGTTACTAAACCATCATGAATGGAGATCGTATGTGAGAAGCAACCATTGGAATGGACAATTATTATAATTGTATGTAGTTGATATGTATTAgcataaataaatagaattgCACTGTATTAGGATCCTTGGACAATAAAtccaaatagtttatttttatctttactTTTACTTTAGTTGCTTATCCTAAGAATAGGTATAACTTAGCTTTCTACCGTAATCCAGCACTACACTTATATTGTAGGTAGCGCTACACCCTTTCCAACATAGCCTAGCATTATTCCTCTTTCCATTTCTATCTTCTTCAAATGATGGTGTGATGGTGGCGAAAGTTTTTGAAAATCAAAGCATCTGAAACTATGTTGTACTCTATCCTCCATTCAACCCATACCTTTCTTGCTAGCCCAACACTGATGGCATGCCTACACATGCATCTAGGTGTCGTTTAGTCAATCTTGGAGAGCCGCTCTCTACCTCGATCAACCGAGTTCCTTGAGGATCCCAAGTTCTCAAGCTCATTTGCACTAGGATGAAAAAGGTAGCAATACTCGTTTAACTCAAAGGTGGTCAAATTTAAATAGACTTATAACTTTTAAAAGTTGAAGAAAACATTATTATCCACTATTATTCTCACCATACCTTTTGAAAATAAAGGTTTTACTATCTATAATGATGCTTTTAAGAAAGTCTTGGGGTATATTTTGATGTAGCATAATAAGGTAGTGGCTTATACTTCCATGTAGTTGAAATCATATGAGAAAAACTACCCTACTCATGACTTAGGAGTTGATGATGGTGCTTTTTGCTCTTAAGACTTGGAGGCATTATCCATATGGTAAGTAATGTGAGATAGATACTAATCAAAAGAGTTTGAAGTATATCTTCGTCTAGAAGAAGTTGAACATGATGGTCAGAGCCTTTGAAGGACTATGACTTTTCTATTAATTATCATCTAGGGAAAGCTAATGTGATGGCACATATCTTGAGCAAGAAGTTCTCTAAATGTTTAGCTACTTTGATCATTATTGAGAGGCAAATCTTAGAAGACTTGAAGAGGTTTGCAATCAAGATACAATTGCATAGTTCTGATGTATGGCTAGCTTATCTTAAAGTCCAACCGATATTGATTGAAAAAACTAAGGCAATTCAAAGGTGAGGTTGAGACAGGTGCCCACCAAAATTTTGTTCATGAGGATAGATTTTGGAGATTTGGTACCAAATTATATATATCTAATGATCTAGAATTGAAGAAGGAGATTTTAAATTAGAATtggattataaataaatagtttaGGGATTGGCCTATCGGAGCTTTTAGTATAAAATTATTGTCAGACTTTGTTTCGAGGCTTAGTGACCTCCATTGATTCCTCTATGTTCTTAGAAATAAATTTGAAAAGTTAATTGTAGACTTGGAGTATTTTAGAAATTAtgtctattttaattatttgtaTTATGGGTTATTCGGTCTTAGGGATACTTTTGGAGTAGTTAAACTTGAATGTAGTCtagactcataggtaagtaatcTCAACCTAACTAgagtaattttaaaatataatatatatatatatataatatattttgtaataattattattaaatacTTTGAAAATTGTATAGTCTGCTTTATATATGTgtaaattggatcaagtagAAAATTATTATGTCATTGATACTTTTAAGCATCCTTGATATTCATGTGTATCCATAATTATgagttatttttaaaattacaagAAATATTTGAATTATTGGAAATCTCTACATGAAACTTTGGATTGTTCATTTTCGAAGGTGTTTGAATTCCTTCTTTGGAAAGCCATGCTTGTAtatcagacatttgaaattCCTTGATACTTATGTATAATTGTGTATGTTGTAAATTGTTTGAGCCATATTTATACtagcaaataaaatataatgataTTGGTAAAATAATTGGATTTTGTGTATTAATTTGGACTTCGTCTTTTTCGGACCGCACTAACAAGGGGGTTATATATTGGTATTTGATTGCTCTATTAGCAAGGGTGTTTAGTAGGAGTTAAGTACAATACTTCGGACCTACTCCAATAAGGTTAAATATGGTACAGTGGACCTACTATGCAAAGGGTAAGTGCTGCACTTTAGACCACCCGCAATGGTTAAATGCAGTACTTTGGACCTTGCCACAGAAATAATGTAGCCATAGTTGTTCAGATTGATAAGTCGATAAATTATGTTAGAAAATGATCATAAGATATTTATTGAAAGCGTTGGCATGAGTAACCTTGATTTTGATAATGGCTTCTAAAATGCTCCTttgaattatatttgaaatattGATTCAAAAAATAACATGTATGATGCTCTTTGGCATTATAAGTATAACTTGGATTATGAAAATATTATATTGTTAAATAAGTTATTTTGTATCATGCATCTATAATTGTTCAAGTTTGTTTGATTATACTTGCCCGATTCTTTTAGTTATAGTTTTGGTTACCTACTATGCTGTTATTTCActcttttgattttgtttttcttttttatagagCTCGAGCCATAGGAGAGAATGGATAGAGATTGGATTGTGAGATTAAAGGAAGGCCCTAGGTCTAGTTGGATCATACCAGCCTTTACAGTTTTATTTGGAGCGCTCCAAGATACTATTGTTTCATAGAACTATATGAACCCCATAAAAACTTTGTTAAGTGATTTTGTTGGTTGAGTTGTAGTTTTACATAAATATGTAATTTGTGTATGTCTTGAGAATTGGCATGTATCTAATttatgttttgaaaaaaaattgagtaaattctgaaaattatgGTTATTATCCTACCTATATTATTGGATTATTGTTAGtttgattatatttattttatttaatagatTGCGGCCTTACATGCTTATGGAGCCCTGCCCTTCATTTGTGTGGCGGGTAATGGGGTTCCTAGGCATGTGTTTAAGTGGCGCATGATAGATTGAGTTGGTTGATTAGGATTATTACGGATCAGCCAATTTTGCTGCTCTTGCATACCAATAAATAATCCATCTGGCTCCTCTTTTGCGAACTTTAGATAGATAGATGAAGAATGATTTAGCCAAAGgaaaatgaatgaaaagaaaaactgaggatttgaatttcttttggcaataaaGATTTGAACTCTTGAACAAAATTGAATATTTAATCTATGATTTTGACATTACCATTCTCCCTTGCTCAAGTAATAGTGTCTTAGCTCTCTTTGATGTTTAATGTCCAATTATTGCCCAAACTACTAGTTTTATTCGAAATTTCCAATTTACTCTTTTCCCATTAACAACTTaagaatcaatattttttaCTAAGCATAATAAATTAAAGATAGTGTCAGCCAATTCCTTGCATTCGATCATGCTACAAGCCGTTCCTTGGTCTGCATGCTTCTGGCACCATGACAACTTTCTCAAAACAACACAAGCTTAACATGTATctgcaaaaaaaattctataataCAAACTTCAGCTGTCCACCCATCACCAATCTAAAACCATCAATCGACCCTTAGATTTAATCACACTAAAATCAACATCTGTTGTTTCACACCATTTCCCATCTGCCTTTCTACTGCATGATTCTGATCAATTCTCGCATCTTTTTCTCTTTATATTAAAACCTCTTGGATATCATGACAGCAGTTTCGTAAAATCTTAATTAAGGATACTTTCTTTCCCTATGGATCACCAAAAACTTGTTATCTTAAAACTGATGCCGTTGTCAACCGCTATAACCTTCATAACTTTTTGAATGAAATTTGATAAGCTAGTCATCATAAATTAGTGGCTGTAATAAatgaatatttaattaaaataaataattatttatttttgtgatCTAAAAAGTTTTGAGCATCCTACTCATCCCAAAAGGGGTATTTCATCCATAACTACCCTACCTCACATGGGTCAAAGCCTGGAAAGACCCTTAATTTGGGACTAAATTGATGATCGATACCCTGCAGAGTCAAAATctgatataaaaataataatcaatATTTGGTGCTCAGATTACAATATTTATCAtgtgataaaaataataatcaattatttgacatttttcttgttcatttaactaattataatatttatttttcaatttaatatCTCTCTATTAGTTATCTTAACAATATTAttcattaatttttattttgacaGACTATTACTTTACCCCcaataaattaatattttggtCAGCCGCCTCCTCCTGGaagcaaaaatttttttttaattaactaaTCTTTATAATTATATTTGGAGTAAAAGTTGGGTACCGAGCTACCAAATTACAGAATAAAAGTAGTgctagaaaaaattaaaaaaaaaaatctgccacGAGCCTTGGTGGAGATAGAGGGTTGTACTATGCACTTCAAGacattttgttttttaattttattggttgCATGTGTGCTTGGGTTTatccattttaaaaaaaatctgcatgatTATTAAACACTCTGTACGgaatgaaatatttttatttgtgaTGGTCCTGAGGGACAGCATAACCTCAGGTGTTATACTGTGTTTCGTGGTGGTAGCCGCCGTCGTGAGCACgtgctctcctcctcctctctctctctctttctctctctctctctatacctCTATTTAACTTTGCACCGTCAAATCAAACCCCACGGATACGATTCGATCCTCCGGTCCCATCAAATTCATGTGGGCCCCAAAGCCCACCTACTTGCCTTTGGGTCGTTCTGCACCGTCTGATctagcaaaagaaaaaagaaaccaaaCATCCCGTCCGGACCGCCGGGCcggttttttttaagaaaaaccgGAATAATGCCCCGCCGTGCCTCGATTTCGGTGCCCCCCCGCCAGGACACGTCAGTAAATATCTGAAATTCCCGTGGGTGCTATGGTAATCATGTCGCGAGACTCGCATCTTCCCCCATGACCCCCCGACGTAGGCACCACCCTTtcctattttattattattattgtttccttaacttatttaaaaaactataaatattattatatcgAAATCTTATTTtatgttaaaaaatatataatatataaataaatgtaCAACTGCCACCCCACcattccttctctcttctctgttcattcattcattctttCTGTCTGAAAGAAAACTATTTGATCTCGACAAAGCTTCCAAGGAAGAGGAATTAGTGGGAAGTGAGATCCAAAAGCCTCCCTTCCTTCCCTCTCTCTGTCGTCCCTTGCCTTAGCTGGTAAACTCAACCCCATCCACCtcttcatctcctcctcctcctcgtcctcctcctcctcctcctcctcctcttcatgaacttgtatttctcctcctttaatttcttgctcttcttcttATTCTACCACCGGTGGGCTTTGTATTTGTGTCAGTTTCCGATTTGGTGAAGAGGAGGTGTTCATCGTCGGACGGCGGGGAAGGGTGGGGGTGACCATGGTATGAGAGATGGTCCCGGCTAGGAACCTCCTCCGCCGGCACTACGACGGCTATGGAGGTTGTTGCTCCGATTTCGAGCCCAAACCCCCTTCCCTGAGATCCAATCCAATATTAATGGCCGAAGAGCCCCCTCAGACCCCGACCCGCCGACCCGACGGTGACAACGACGACGAACAAGACGGcgaggaagaggtggggaccagCAGCAGCTCCAGAAACTGGCTCCGATTAGGCCTCGGCCCGCCAACGACTCCCTCTCGCCGTCGAGAAGGATTGACGGAGCTCGAGCTGTTTACCGACAGACGATCGTCTTCGTCGTCGAGGCCTTCGCCGTCCGATCCCCGCGCCATTGCTCGCCCGGTGGTGGCGGGAATGCCCTCCGTGATGGTGCCGCGGCTGGCGCCGCACCAACGGATCATGAGTTACCGGCAGGATGCAACGCCGCTTCCACCGCCGTGGGGGTTGTGGAACCGCGGACCGATCATGGGGAGCAGCTCGAGGACGCCGCCCGCGATGCCGGAGTTTGTGGCCCGGCAATTCATATTCCCGTCCGACATGATGGTGGTTAGCCCGCCGCCGAGGCCCCAGACCGGTGTCTGGTTCATGCTTCAGGCGGCACAAAACCAGTGAGTCCTTCTATTTTATATTTGTCCTTgatatttccattttttttttctcttggttatatctatatataatttgattggaTATATAATAgtgatttcttttcttgaatctctttagtttctttcattattattttgttcACGTATGTGGGTTTCCTTTGGTTTTAATGCAGAGGGAGGGAGCCTTTTTTGCCTCAGATACCAAAGAGCTACTTGAGGATTAAGTATCAACACTATCTCCTTATGTTACTTTCTCAGAAAATAACTATCCGTTtgtaatctttcttctcttttagcTCTTTTTGGGCTTGAGATGAATCCATGGCCTTGCTTAAATAGGTTTGTTTTCTCttgcaaaaaatatatttacagGGATGGGAGGATGACAGTTAGGTTGTTGATGAAGTACTTGGTGAGCAAGCTGGGATTGGAGGATGAATCAGAGGTACACTTAATCATGAAAACCCCCTTTTAATTTGAGTCTTGTTATATTTTTCTTAGTTTAATCTGCGGCTTCTTATTTTGATATGGAAAGCGTGCTCATAGATTGTCAATAGTCTTGCAATTGGGTTAATGCCAAGATTTCTAGCAAGATCATTGTTAGCATATCACAACAATGGGAGCAAGACCGCCGTGAGGTCTACTACATGGGTTCCAGGTATCTTTCTACTTTCTCTATAGCTGGGGTTGGGATGGTGAAAGGAACTTGGGAGCTAAAAAAGGCTCCTTTAAAAGTGGGATACTAGCTAGCTTTTGTAGTAACCTGTTGTAGGTGGGATGTGAGTGTCTGAGTGGCACATCATTGCCCTCGCCATGATTAGGGCTTCCTGAGCTTGTTTTGGAGCTGCCTTGGGGTTGGGTAGATACATGGTTATCACTTATCAGTGCTGGTGGTGGGTTTATTACGTGGAGAGGGGGGTTTGAAGTGCACATTTTTTGGTTACAATGTTTGAAGTGGGCTGTGAAAACCGTATAGTTCATGACCCATCATGGCGAAGCAACTTTTTCTTTGTAGGTTTGACATGCCATAAATGGAAGGGACATGCCTTAGCTTATAGGTAAGAGTAGGAGGGCCGTATAAATTAGTTCTTATAGTAAAGAATATATGGGGGAGATGATATGAGGAGCAATGGCTATTTCATATCCATTCTAGAAATTTGAAAAAAGTTTTGATGGACATTACTGACCTTGTTCCTAGTTGGGTGCTCGAGACGACCTTAAGAGCATTATTTCACCTACCTTTGCTGAAAGCAATGCACTATCCTAAACACTATCCTAAACGTGAAGCCACCTATGGGATGGAGTCTTTGTGgaaaccctctctctctctctctctctctctctctctctctctctctccctctctccccatcAGTAAAAGATGTCTCAATCTTTGTTCTCATAATGATTTAGGCTTGGCCTGTTTGTACACTTATTAGGCATTTTTAGTTTTTCTATTTCCCAAGAGAAAATAGGCACTTCTTGTTCTTTGTAGGACAATGCAGGCGTCTTTGTTAAAGAATATGATCATTTATAGAAGAGAGTTGTAAGGAACTTCCGTATTTCTTTTATAGATTGTAAGGGGTTTTCCTGTGGAAGGGCTTACTGTATATTTAACCCCCCTCATAGAGGATAACTTTGGACAAGGAGGTTATCTCTCTATTCATTTTGGGTATGAGTTGGAGTTGCTCATTGTAGCCTGCCAAATATTTCACATCATCCCTCATTGGTTTTGAGATGAGCTGCCGAATTTTAAACATTTATCTCATTTCCACAATATCTCATACaaaaaaagaggggggggggggggggggatagaTAAATTATCATCAAAAAATTAATAGGTGATAACATAATAGAGGGATTATTTTTCTATGATTAATGCCAATCATCTACATGTTAAGATAAAAAATTCATCTTACCACGAGATCATATAAAAGAATGAAAGAGGAAAGAGCACAATTTCAGTGGGTTATAATATATATGCTTGCTTGAGCTTTTGGATTTTCCCTCTGAGATTTCCTTAACTTTTTTATTCTATAATCATCTTTCTCACTCTATAAGTATCTTTTTGCTTTCTGTGATCCCAACTCTATAGTTATCTTAGTTCATTTGCTATGAACACTGTTTTCCCGAACGTTATTATCTTACCATCTATTTTGACCACCCTTCCTTTTCCTGGATTTAGCTTGGTTAAGCTTATTTAGAGTATATATAATATGAATGTTGATCCTCTCatactatttttctttctttttttttcttttctttcctttttttttaagaaatccATCCATCCAGAATGGATGGGGAACTTGGCCAACCTGCACTGATTCATCAATAGGGCAGATGTTTAGCTCGGGATGCAGATGATCATATCTGAGTTGATCATCATATCTGAGTTTTATTGTGaaagaaaagttaaaaaaaaaaaatctaataaaaagaatataaaagcatCATAATGTAGAGATGGtaataaatttaatctaatgttTTAGCATATATTTTgttgtagaaaaaaaaaattagaaatttttttcACAACGTATTTATTAGAAATGTTGGaatcattaatataataattCAGCATTGGAAAGcggtctctccctctctctatctctaaaTCAGAGTATGTGtgtcaaaaatagaaaaaactgGAGTTAAACATTTATTCTCGGCTGATAGTTCTTACCAATATGTCTTGACATCGTCTTATGAATAAGGACAGGTTTTGATTGATGGctaataaaatgataaactGAAGGATAGTAATGCAATCCAAAGATCTTTAACTGAGGTATGAAatccaaaatattattataactaGCAAACAATTATATAATGATCATATATACCTTTAAGGTGGTAACTCACATTACTCCCCAAGGCTGGTGAAGATCCAAATTACACTTAATCTCTCATGAAAAATTTATGTAATTAAAGCAGTTTAATGAACTATTATTAGATGTCAAATAATTAATAACTAATAAATTGATTCTGACAATTTTCAGTATCTCATGTACGTATTAGACAGTTGAGTTAACTATTGAACCCAGAAAGATTTAGGATCCATTCCTTTTTTCGTGTAGTAGTTAATtgctttatcttttttttttcttcacaagTGGGGGCATGGGTTGGTGGGGGGTTCAATTGTCAAAGTTAGTAGTCATTTTCTTATACATGGAAAATGCATTGAGATGTGTTTGTTGTATTCACGTTCAAATAAGCTACGACTTTGCCTACTACCCTTATCCTTTTTGCCATATATATCTTGAAAGCATAACCAATAGAATTACAATCACACCTACTTCTTGTATTGTGTTTTCTACTTGCTATAACACATTTAAAGTGCACCCATAAGTAGTGGTTATTGAAGTTCTTAGAAACAATAACTATAAAGATGGATGTTATGTAAATTTACTGTTTTATCGAATCAAATGCTAAAATCTGTATATGAACATTCAGAcatacttgtctttcttgttatGTCACACAGAATTTGTCATTGATGATCATTCTAGATTAGGATTACTAGGTTTTACTAGATGTTGTGTGGTGAACAAAATCTCGGATAAACCACTATTCTTAATATGCTTATATGTCTAAATTCATGCATGGCAACTGCTGCAAAAATTCCTTCACAGTACGTAGTAACATGTAGCTGCTTTGTACCATTTCTCTTATGAATCTATTCTGTTTGGAGTTTGAAAAATGCGAAGTTTTCACTATGTAATTGAAGACCTAGGCTCATTGCTTTAtcccttctttttcctttttctttgtttttttctctttgggtTTGGGGGCGGGAGGGGAAGTGGGGTTCTAGTATTTCTGTTGTAAACATGTTTTCCTTCTTCCTACAAGGTATTTGAGGTGCATTAGGATGTGCTACAAACTCATGATATATCTCGAGTTTGCTGGCTATTGGACATAAAagatataattttattatattagatTGTTGGTTGTGCAATGAAATTTATAAAATGCCCCAAATTAAACTATGAAATGAAAAATTTCTGCTTTAGTAGAATGTCACACTACttgcttttttccttttttttttgtgttttttgaAGTTTTTCCATTGTTGAACCTTCTGTTTTGCACGACCCGAGATTTTTAAGAATATGAATTCATTCAATtgaaaattttctaatttaggAAAATGTCAAAATTATGAGTTTGAAGTATTGAAAACCATCATATGCAAGCTTTGCCTTTCCAGAAACATGTCCTAACAACTATAAACTTACTTAGGGATgacaatatttattttttgccaTTACTGATGTTGTCCAGAGTtgcattatttttaaaagaaattatttttaaaagaattacTCTTTCTGTAAATCACTCAATGTAATGTCTTACTAAATTTTCTCACTTTCGGGCCTTTAgtaattttaggattttaatttAGAGGACTtgtc
Encoded here:
- the LOC103695930 gene encoding protein LAX PANICLE 2-like; this encodes MVPARNLLRRHYDGYGGCCSDFEPKPPSLRSNPILMAEEPPQTPTRRPDGDNDDEQDGEEEVGTSSSSRNWLRLGLGPPTTPSRRREGLTELELFTDRRSSSSSRPSPSDPRAIARPVVAGMPSVMVPRLAPHQRIMSYRQDATPLPPPWGLWNRGPIMGSSSRTPPAMPEFVARQFIFPSDMMVVSPPPRPQTGVWFMLQAAQNQGREPFLPQIPKSYLRIKDGRMTVRLLMKYLVSKLGLEDESEIEITCRGQLLLPYWTLQHVRDSIWRLREAVTLLADSPNTNHVMILQYGRNA